Proteins encoded by one window of Haematobia irritans isolate KBUSLIRL chromosome 2, ASM5000362v1, whole genome shotgun sequence:
- the LOC142227506 gene encoding uncharacterized protein LOC142227506 has protein sequence MKSMMIFSIMAMAMSGIMAVSVLEVDGSSKSEESLWPQESGTEILNDQKVKINWLPVWDDIEGSNEFVVKDLGEKEICSPRKNRGLLNLIRESMKLLPMEGIKSIIHSYANDPEVKALNDFVTSSEYEKKVSEIRHSEEYRILKSYACHVLHIDLQDFHTISRKSVRSGQESKGIRGLMQKIHSILPHQKLVNLYQDLMKIDNDLVEAVAHLKSEEFQQIVLNLRNNVPAYREVQERLMALGVPMKEMRDVINSILGWNDDLDVLI, from the exons ATGAAGTCAATGATGATATTTTCCATAATGGCCATGGCCATGTCTGGTATTATGGCAGTAAGTGTCCTGGAAGTTGACGGTTCCTCAAAGTCAGAGGAGAGTTTATGGCCTCAGGAGTCTGGGACGGAAATTTTGAATGATCAAAAAGTAAAAATCAATTGGCTACCAGTATGGGATGATATCGAGGGAAGCAATGAATTTGTGGTTAAGGATCTTGGCGAAAAGG aaatatgctCCCCCCGAAAAAATCGAGGCCTATTAAATCTTATACGAGAATCAATGAAACTTCTCCCCATGGAAGGCATTAAATCCATTATTCATTCCTATGCTAATGATCCTGAGGTGAAAGCTCTAAACGATTTCGTGACATCTTCAGAATATGAAAAGAAAGTTTCGGAAATAAGACATTCTGAGGAATATCGTATTTTAAAATCGTATGCTTGTCATGTTCTTCATATTGATCTTCAAGACTTCCATACAatatcaagaaaatcggttcgtTCAGGTCAAGAGAGCAAAGGAATACGAGGCCTCATGCAAAAAATTCACTCGATTTTACCCCATCAAAAATTGGTGAATTTATATCAGGATTTAATGAAAATCGATAATGATTTGGTTGAAGCTGTAGCCCATTTGAAATCCGAggaatttcaacaaattgtatTGAATCTACGGAATAATGTCCCCGCCTACCGTGAAGTGCAAGAGAGACTAATGGCTCTTGGTGTACCCATGAAGGAGATGCGTGATGTCATCAACAGTATTTTGGGTTGGAATGATGACTTAGATGTTTTGATATAA